The region GTTTATACTTGTGCTTCACAAACCACAGAGCCGACCACTGCAGCAGTTGCTTCTGGAAAATCAGTCCCAGCAAACCCAGGCCTCCTATGGTTGCCAGGCCCACGTAAGGGGCCTCTATCAGTCCGAAGGGCAGGTAGATGAGCAACGGCACAATGATGAGCGGCAGCATCATCACAAACTTAGAGGCCCCCACGCCCTGCCAGTTGAAGGCCGAGCCACGGCTCATGTCCAGGCGTGAGGTGTTGTAGGCAGAGAAATAAAAGATGATAAACACATTCACCCCGATGTTGTAGAGAAGCGCCGCCGTGTTTATGAGGATGATCTTATAGCCGAGCAGGCCGTAGGGCAGCGTGATAAGGTAAGTGAGCAGCGTTACCGATACAAACATCCAGTACTTGGCTTTGAAGAACTGGTACGGCGAAATGCGCTGCGTGAGCAGGGCATCGAAATGCGCACTTTGCCAGCCCGGCACAAACTGCCCGTAGCTGAACATAGCCATGCCCGTCATCATCAAGCCCACAAAAATCAACATAGCGTAACCCTCCAAGTAAGGTTCTTTGTAGAAGATCATGCCATAGAAAAGTATAAAGACCGACATCATCAGCGTAGACTTCGGGCGTTTGTTGCGCCAGATCAGCTTAAGTTCCAGTTCTATCAGCTTGCCGGTCTCACCGAAGCGGCTCAGGAAGGCGATGTTGCTGCCCGATACCTGCGTCGCCTTGCGCACCTGCAGTTCCTCAGGGTAGGTGTTCTCCTTCAGGAAGCGGAAATTAAGAGCATAAGCTACAGCCAACAGCAGCAGGGGTACCGCTACCAGCCAAGGCTGCTGCAGCAACTGCCCAAACGCCGCCCGGGAGGCCTCATTCAACGAGAGCAGGCCGAAGTAATCGAGCAGCATCAGCCCCGAAACCACCACGCCGAAGGCCAGCGTGTACAACGGCTTAGAAGCCAGCTGCCGCTTAAAGTACAGCAGCACAAAGTTGTTGAACAGCGTGAGCGCCACCAGCGCCAGGAGCCACACCAAGGCTATACCCAGGCCATAGGCCGGCACCACCGCCGACACCATGAAGGGCACCATAAACAGCAACGGCAGCACGTTCAGGAAGCTGAAAACAGACTTAACCAGCACAAAGTGCACCAGCCTGTTTTTACCTATCGGCAGGTGCAGGTAAGGCTGAACCGCCAGCACGGGCAACTCCTGCAGCATAAACCGGAAGAAAAGGTCTATCAGGAAATAGTACAGCATGCCCCCGTTAAACACCACTATCGGGTCCTGGCTTGGGAACACTTTCAGCAGGATATCATCGATGTTGAAGCCCAGGAACAGGAAGATACCGCCGAAGTACAGAATCAGCAGCCCCATGATAATATTGAGCGCCAGACTCTTCTGAAAAATAGAAGAACGGAGATCGGCTTTCCACTGGTGTGTGAGTAAGGTTAACAGCATAGGCAGGAAGTAGGATAGCGTTTCTTAAATATACTTCAAAGCCCATAAAAGCTCTAACGCCTCCGCTATTATTTAGACAAACCCAAGGATAATTTATACTTACAAGGCCATGGTTTCGATGAAACAGGATTTTGGCGTCAGGTTCCTTAAGTGTGGCGTCCTTTTCCAACCACCCCTACCCCTCCTTAGCCAAGGAGGGGAGCCTGGAATTGCTTTAGCTGAAGTATAAAGTGCATAGTTGCTGCCGTTGCGCGGACAGGTCGCGACCTGTCCCTACAAAGTATAAACCCCGCCCCAGCCCCTCCGGGGAGAGGAATTATCTGCAAACGATTATCATCCCCCTTCCCCCTTCTAAGGAGGACTTTGAATGAAGTTACATTAGCAGCGGTCATCGAAATAATTTCCAGCCTTTGGGTTGAGCGCCTTGTGAGATTCCGGTGCCGAAGGCATTGCGACCGAAGGGTAGCAAAGGAAGGGAACACCGCGCGATGCCCGAAGGCGAGGCCTCCCGGCCTGGGAGGGCAGAAAGCTAGAGATGCAACGGTAGGTTGGTGGGAACTAGAGGATCAGCGGTAGCTAGTAAGAATAGCTTGGTTCCAGTTACAGGAAGCGGCGGCTCAGGGAAGTGTAGTGCAAGTATAAATGACACAGGTTACAAACTCGCGCCATCGAAAGGAGATGGAATCAAGTACAGCTCAAGAATAAGTATGACTAAGTTGGATACAAAGCCGCAGAAACAAGCATAAAAACAACAGCGGCGCTGAGGATACCCCCAGCGCCGCTGCTTATACTTAACAAAACAGGTGCTTAGTCTTTCACCTGCAGTTTAACTCTGGCTTTGCCTTGCTTCTTATCTACCTTAAACTCGGTTTTGCCTTGCTCCAGGTTTTGCTTTGCCTCTTCTACTACGGCATTCAGCAGCTGGGCCTGTGGCGTGGCGGCTTCTGCTGCTTTAGCCTCGGCAGCATCACCCGCACCTGGGTTCTCGCCATCCACGATCGTCATCTCGTTGATCAGGTTCGTGGCGCCTGCATACTTCTCGATCAGGAACAGCACGTAGCGCGAGTCCACATTGATGCAGCGCTTGTACTCCGGATCGTACACCAGGTCGCCGGTCATGGCTTCCCAGTTGCCGTCGAAGGCCAGGCCGATCAACTCACCTTTGCCGTTGATCACCGGGGAACCGGAGTTACCGCCCGTGATGTCGTTGTCGGTGATGAAGTTAACCACCAGCTCGCCTTTGGAGTTGGCATAGCGGCCGTAGTCCTTGGCCTCGTAGAGCTGCTTTAGCTTGGCCGGGATGATAAACTCCTCGTTGCTTGGGTCTTCCTTGGCCATGGTGCCCTCTAGGGTAGTATAATAGTTGTACAGTACGCCGTCTTGTGGGCTGTAGTCCTTCACGGTGCCATAGCTCAGGCGGATGGTGGAGCTAGCGTCCGGGTAGAACACTTTGTCCGGGTTCATCAGGCGCAGACCGGCCACGTACAGGCGGTTCGCCTCTGCCAGTTTCGCCTCGCTTTCGGCCAGCTTCGGCGCGATGTTGCTCCTGTAGTTGTCTACAATCGAGTTCACGATCTGGAAAGCCGGGTCGTTCTCCAGTGCTTTCTGCGTTGGGTTCTGCAGGAAGCTGTTCAGTTTCTGCTCGTTCACAACAATCGAGTTGCTGTACACGTGGTCGGCCAGTTTCTCGAAGTTGCCTTTATACTTTTGCACCAGCTTCTTAAAGGATTCCGGCTGCTGGTCTTTGGCAATGTCCTCGTGATAGGCCTTCATCAGGGCAGCAAACACTTTCTTATCAGCTGGCAAATGGTAGTCTTTGAAGAAGGCGTCTACGCGCGGCTTCACATCCTCGGCAGCTTTCTTGGCGGCAGCCGCATTGCCTGACTTCAGGGCAGTGTACACTGGCGTGAGGCGGTAAGCCATCAGCAGCGCTTCTGTGCCTAGTACTGCTTCATTCAGGTACACAGAACCCAGGTTATACTTTTCGATGTTAGCGTAAGCCTCCGCAATATCATTCAACACGTTGCCATAGGTGGCTTTGCGCTCGGCGTCGGCGTTAGCCCAGGCCTGGAACTTGTCCTCGTCCACAATCTTGCCC is a window of Pontibacter kalidii DNA encoding:
- a CDS encoding S46 family peptidase, translating into MLKRILSLLLLVSLSTPFAARADEGMWLPMLIKRLNHTDMQKQGLQLTAEEIYSVNNSSLKDAIVQFGGFCTGEFISPEGLLLTNHHCGYGQIQSHSTPEKDYLTNGFWATSKDQELPNEGLYVDILHYMDDVTAKVLEGIDNNTPEEQRAQLIAQRTQALAKEAAENGKYVTYVRDFFNGNEFYLFAYNRYTDVRLVGAPPSSIGKYGGDTDNWMWPRHTGDFAMFRVYMAPDGSPATYSKENVPYKPAHHLPINIGDKEPGDFSMVFGFPGRTKRFMTSHGLKLEVNQLNNSRIKLRDKKLNLWKEEMDKSDATRIKYASKYASTSNYYKYSIGQNEGIKRMRTIEGKIVDEDKFQAWANADAERKATYGNVLNDIAEAYANIEKYNLGSVYLNEAVLGTEALLMAYRLTPVYTALKSGNAAAAKKAAEDVKPRVDAFFKDYHLPADKKVFAALMKAYHEDIAKDQQPESFKKLVQKYKGNFEKLADHVYSNSIVVNEQKLNSFLQNPTQKALENDPAFQIVNSIVDNYRSNIAPKLAESEAKLAEANRLYVAGLRLMNPDKVFYPDASSTIRLSYGTVKDYSPQDGVLYNYYTTLEGTMAKEDPSNEEFIIPAKLKQLYEAKDYGRYANSKGELVVNFITDNDITGGNSGSPVINGKGELIGLAFDGNWEAMTGDLVYDPEYKRCINVDSRYVLFLIEKYAGATNLINEMTIVDGENPGAGDAAEAKAAEAATPQAQLLNAVVEEAKQNLEQGKTEFKVDKKQGKARVKLQVKD
- a CDS encoding DUF5687 family protein, yielding MLLTLLTHQWKADLRSSIFQKSLALNIIMGLLILYFGGIFLFLGFNIDDILLKVFPSQDPIVVFNGGMLYYFLIDLFFRFMLQELPVLAVQPYLHLPIGKNRLVHFVLVKSVFSFLNVLPLLFMVPFMVSAVVPAYGLGIALVWLLALVALTLFNNFVLLYFKRQLASKPLYTLAFGVVVSGLMLLDYFGLLSLNEASRAAFGQLLQQPWLVAVPLLLLAVAYALNFRFLKENTYPEELQVRKATQVSGSNIAFLSRFGETGKLIELELKLIWRNKRPKSTLMMSVFILFYGMIFYKEPYLEGYAMLIFVGLMMTGMAMFSYGQFVPGWQSAHFDALLTQRISPYQFFKAKYWMFVSVTLLTYLITLPYGLLGYKIILINTAALLYNIGVNVFIIFYFSAYNTSRLDMSRGSAFNWQGVGASKFVMMLPLIIVPLLIYLPFGLIEAPYVGLATIGGLGLLGLIFQKQLLQWSALWFVKHKYKLATGFRQSE